From a single Mus caroli chromosome X, CAROLI_EIJ_v1.1, whole genome shotgun sequence genomic region:
- the Rbm3 gene encoding RNA-binding protein 3 isoform X2 encodes MSSEEGKLFVGGLNFNTDEQALEDHFSSFGPISEVVVVKDRETQRSRGFGFITFTNPEHASDAMRAMNGESLDGRQIRVDHAGKSARGSRGGAFGGRGRSYSRGGGDQGYGSGRYDSRPGGYGYGYGRSRDYSGSQGGYDRYSGGNYRDNYDN; translated from the exons ATGTCGTCTGAAGAAGGGAAGCTCTTCGTGGGAGGGCTCAACTTCAACACCGATGAACAGGCACTTGAAGACCACTTCAGCAGCTTTGGGCCTATCTCTGAGG tggTTGTTGTCAAGGACCGGGAGACTCAAAGATCCCGGGGTTTTGGCTTCATCACCTTCACAAACCCAGAGCATGCCTCAGATGCGATGAGAGCCATGAATGGAGAG TCCCTGGATGGGCGCCAAATCAGAGTTGATCATGCAGGAAAGTCTGCCAGGGGATCCAGAGGGGGTGCCTTTGGTGGGCGTGGTCGCAGTTACTCTAGAG GTGGTGGAGACCAGGGATATGGAAGTGGAAGATATGACAGTCGACCTGGAGGATATGGATATGGGTATGGGCGGTCTAGAGACTACAGTGGCAG CCAGGGTGGCTATGACCGCTACTCAGGAGGAAATTACAGAGACAATTATGACAACTGA
- the Rbm3 gene encoding RNA-binding protein 3 isoform X1, with translation MSSEEGKLFVGGLNFNTDEQALEDHFSSFGPISEVVVVKDRETQRSRGFGFITFTNPEHASDAMRAMNGESLDGRQIRVDHAGKSARGSRGGAFGGRGRSYSRGGGDQGYGSGRYDSRPGGYGYGYGRSRDYSGRSQGGYDRYSGGNYRDNYDN, from the exons ATGTCGTCTGAAGAAGGGAAGCTCTTCGTGGGAGGGCTCAACTTCAACACCGATGAACAGGCACTTGAAGACCACTTCAGCAGCTTTGGGCCTATCTCTGAGG tggTTGTTGTCAAGGACCGGGAGACTCAAAGATCCCGGGGTTTTGGCTTCATCACCTTCACAAACCCAGAGCATGCCTCAGATGCGATGAGAGCCATGAATGGAGAG TCCCTGGATGGGCGCCAAATCAGAGTTGATCATGCAGGAAAGTCTGCCAGGGGATCCAGAGGGGGTGCCTTTGGTGGGCGTGGTCGCAGTTACTCTAGAG GTGGTGGAGACCAGGGATATGGAAGTGGAAGATATGACAGTCGACCTGGAGGATATGGATATGGGTATGGGCGGTCTAGAGACTACAGTGGCAG AAGCCAGGGTGGCTATGACCGCTACTCAGGAGGAAATTACAGAGACAATTATGACAACTGA